Proteins found in one Bremerella volcania genomic segment:
- a CDS encoding histidine triad nucleotide-binding protein yields the protein MSEKTIFKRIIDKEIPADIVYEDDQCLAFKDIAPKAPTHVLIIPKKEIATVDDLTDEDAALIGHIWIVIRNLARDLGLEEGYRVIVNCKEAGGQEVPHLHYHLLGGRQMTWPPG from the coding sequence ATGTCAGAAAAGACGATCTTCAAGCGAATCATCGACAAAGAAATCCCCGCCGATATCGTCTACGAAGACGACCAATGCCTGGCCTTCAAAGACATCGCCCCCAAAGCCCCGACGCACGTGCTGATCATCCCCAAAAAGGAAATCGCCACGGTCGACGACCTCACCGATGAAGACGCCGCATTGATCGGCCATATCTGGATCGTCATCCGAAACCTGGCCCGCGACCTGGGCCTGGAAGAAGGCTACCGCGTGATCGTCAACTGCAAAGAAGCGGGCGGGCAAGAAGTGCCGCATTTGCATTATCATTTGCTGGGTGGGCGGCAGATGACTTGGCCTCCGGGTTAA